In Ancylomarina subtilis, the genomic stretch ATCGGTGTATTCCAACTCATCGCCTATGGATATCCCTCGGGCAATGGTTGTCACCGGAACCTCATGTGGTTTCAGTTTTTTATAGAGATAGAAATTGGTTGTATCGCCTTCCATTGTTGTGCTCAGAGCCAGAATAATTTCAGTTAAATCTTCATGCTCGGCTTTTTCAATCAGGGGTTGAATGCGTAAATCACTTGGGCCAATACCATCCATCGGCGAAATAATACCTCCTAAAACATGGTAAATGCCATTGTATTGTTGTGTGCGTTCTATTGACATCACATCACGGATACTCTCGACCACACAAATGGTTGATTTGTCTCGCTTGGGATTGGCACAAATATCACAGATATCAGTGTCGGAAATATTAAAACACGATTTGCAATGTTTCACCTCGTCACGAAGCTGGATGATTGTGTTTCCAAATTTTCTGACTTCATCTTTGTTTTGATTCAATAAATGCAAGACGAGTCTTAAAGCTGTTTTACGTCCAATCCCAGGGAGTTTTGAGAATTCAGCAACGGCGTTTTCTAAGAGTTTTGAAGGGAAATTATCGTAGTTCATGTTTGTGTTTAGAATCCGGACTTGATGATTATATCCGTCATGTATTTTTTATTATTAGTTCAAATGTAAGGAATTATCGGCAGTATTTGTTCGGGTGAATTCGAATTCCATTCTAAAGCCTTATCGTTATGATGATAATAATTTCTATTTTTGGCAGGTACTTTTAAACGCTCTTTATGTCTCCATTAAATATCATCTTTGTAGTTGTAGGCTACTTTTCACTTTTGCTATGCATTTCTTATTTTACTGGCCGAAAAGCTGATAATCAGGCTTTTTTTTTAGGGAATAAACAATCGCCCTGGTATGTGGTTGCCTTTGGTATGATTGGTGCCTCTCTGTCGGGCGTTACTTTTATTTCGGTTCCGGGATGGGTGAAATCAACAGAGTTCTCATACATGCAAATGGTTTTGGGCTATATGCTGGGTTATATTGTTGTGGCGAATATCCTTTTGCCCTTGTACTATCGTTTGAACTTGACTTCGATATATACCTATTTGGATCAACGGTTTGGTCGTGTATCCTACAAAACAGGAGCCTCTTTTTTCCTCCTTTCACGAACGATTGGTGCTTCATTTCGATTGTTTTTAATGGCTAATGTTCTTCAGATTACAGTGTTTGATGCCTGGCATGTTCCCTTTGCGCTGACGGTTCTTCTAACAATATTGCTAATTTGGCTTTATACGTTTAAGGGGGGTATCAAAACCATTATTTGGACAGATAGTTTACAGACTTTGTTTATGCTGCTTTCCGTTGGGATTAGTATTTATTTGATTATGGATAAGCTTGATTTAAATGTATCAAGCGCACTAAGTTCTATAAGAGATAGTGATTATGGCAAGGTGTTCGAGTTTAAGGATTGGGCAAGTAAACAGCATTTCCTGAAGCAATTTTTTACGGGAGCTTTCATCACTATTGTGATGACTGGGCTCGATCAGGATATGATGCAAAAGAATTTAAGTTGTAAGAATTTGGGCGAGGCTAAAAAGAATATGTATTGGTATGGCTTTGCTTTTATACCAGCTAATCTTCTGTTTCTGATGCTTGGCGCTTTACTTTTATTGTTTGCACAACATCAGGGAATCGCAATTCCTGAGCGAGGCGACGACCTTTTCCCAATGCTGGCAACCCAACATCTTGGGCCAGTGGTTGGACTTTTCTTTTTGGTTGGTTTAATGGCGGCAGCTTATTCCAGTGCAGATTCAGCTCTCACATCCCTAACCACTTCTTTTACGGTTGATATTTTGGGTGCTGACGAAAATGATGAAGTAAAAACGAAGAAGCTACGTGGTCGATCTCATCTTCTGTTCTCCTTCATTTTACTACTCGTCATCTTAATTTTTAGAGCTATTAATGATGAATCGGTCATTTCAGCCATCTTTACAGTTGCCGGCTATACCTATGGGCCTTTGTTAGGTTTGTATGCCTCTGGCTTATTTACTTCTATTCAGGTAAAGGATAAGTGGGTGCCCTTAGTGACCTTGCTTGCTCCAATTTTGTGTTACATATTCTCACAGAATTCGATGGATTGGTTTGGATTTAATCTGGGGTTTGAATTACTGATGTTGAATGGACTTTTAACTTTTATTGGTCTTCTGGTGATCAGGAGAAAGACGGTTAAAGGTTAAAGGTTAAAGGTTAAAGGTTAAAGGTTAAAGGTGTGGAATTTGAATATTGCTTTTTATCACATCATCATGTTATTGCATTAACTTATCATCACCTCAATTAATCCATTCAGGTAGTTTTTTTGATTTGGGTTTACGTCCGTAAAAGAAGTCGTCCAAAGGAGCAGCAATCCGTCTGAAAAGTGGCGAGTGTTTAATTCCAAATCGAATTGCATTATGCAATAAATTATCAGGATGTGAGTAGGGGCAAGTTGCCATGCAGCGACCACAATCGGTACCCGCTTTGCACCAATAGGTAAAACAGGATTCGGAATTGATTTGCCATCTTTTTACGCCATCAATCATTTTAGGAGCATCCGATGAAATGGATTTGCTTGGACATACGTCTGCACATTTCTTGCAGTTTAAACAGAAGTCAAGCATATAATTCAATTTTTTTCGATCTTTTGTTTTTAAGGGGAATTCTGTTGTAACCACTCCCAGTCGAACTCGGGGGCCTTGTTTGGGTGTTATCAGTAAGCCCATACGCCCAATTTCGCCCAAACCTGCATCGCGGGCAACCAGTGGACAAACAACTTGATAATTACCATCGATATGTGCTCGTGCAGAATAGCCCAGATGTCTGAGGAATTCGGCAATTTGAATAGCTATGCGTCCCGAATCGAGATATTGTTGTGCAGACTCCATCACAATGGATGCTTGTGGGGCCGCCTGAACCATTTCTTCATTCATCTCAACAGTGAAGGCAATGGCATGGCTATGCGTGTTGTGAATTTCATTTCCATATTCGTCTCCTCGTCCCTTGTGTGAATAGAGATGGTAGTCTTTTAGTTCACAGAAACCTATATCTAAGGCTCCAAGCTTCTTGCCCCATGTTTTCAGGAAAGAACTTATTTTTTCAGAATCTGTTTCGGTACGTGATGGATTGACTTTGCCATCAACCGCTTTTTTAAATTGCCCGACAGTAAAAAAGCTGGCATGTGCTGCTGCAAAAGCAAAGGTGTGATTGAACAGAGAATTTTTAGAGCACAAGCCTGCCTCTTTTCTGAAAGCATTGTCGAGCTCTTCTTTTTCAGGATATTGGGTGTAGTAATCGTTATAGTTTTCACTACCAATAACCAATTCATTGCGCGAAAACATCACGTTTCTTTCATCAATCTTACTTAAGGGAATTTCGTCACAAATGGCTTTGGACGTTTTAAAAGGATAGATAAATAAGAGCCCAGTTAGGATTATATCGACCAAAAGAATTAATGCCAAAATATTAAAATTATAATACCACGCGATGAAATAGGGGATGGGTAGTAATAAACCAATGACGAGGGATCTGAATGCGGCTTTCTTTTCGTTTTCCAGATAAAAGACCGTGGCACTATACAGGAATATAAGGGTGAAACTGATTGAACTAATCAGACAAAACAGTGTTGAAAGATCGAAAAGCTTATCCATTTATGTTGAGTATTTAAAGGAGTTTTTGCTTAAAAATTTATCTTCCAAGATAGGCTAATTTCGTCTTTTTGTATTGGCTGAATATAAGTTTAGAATGAATAAAAGAAAGCCTCATTTTTGGTGAGGCTTTCATTGTATTGAGATATTTTAAAATCTAGAATTGATAAACGAATGCATTTATGCTCATACCTGCACCTACCGATGCAAACACCGCATGATCGCCTTTTGTGAACTGATGCCCTTCGAGTTCTCCTCTGGCAATCATATCGTATAGAATAGGCACTGTAGCAACCGAATTATTCCCCATTTTTTTAATGATCATTGGCATGATATCATCGGGAATCTGGCGTTCACCATACAATCGGAACAGGCGTTTAGCTATGGCTTCGTCCATTTTTTCATTGGCTTGATGAATCAGTATTTTTTTGATATCCTTTAATTCCAGTCCTGCTTTTTCAATACATTCTTTTACCAATTGAGGCACGTTCGAAATAACGTATTCATAGATCTTGTGGCCATGCATTTTGATATAGAAATCACGATCGCGGTTTTGAAAATCGGGATTGTGTGAAGCTCCGGACCACAACAGATAGGCCTCATTTAAAGTGTCCGTTCTTACCGAATGAGATAAAATTCCGGTTTCACTTTCACTCTCTGTAGCTTCGAGTATGGTTGCTCCGGCACCATCGGCATAAATCATACTATCTCTGTCGTGTGGGTCGCAAACTCGGGATAAGGTTTCTGAACCAATTACCAAAACTCTTTTGGCATCACCCGACTTGATAAAGTAGTTGGCCTGAATCATGGCTTGTACCCAACCCGGACATCCAAAAAGAATATCGTAGGCTACAGTCTTCGGGTTTTCAATTTTGAGTAAGTGTTTCACACGTGCGGCCAAGCTTGGCATTAACTGTGGCGCGACTGTATTGGCCGAGACATCACCAAAATTATGAGCGACTAATATGTAGTCGAGACTTTCTTTATCAATTCCTGATGATTCTATAGCTCTGCTAGCAGCAATAAAAGCCAGATCTGATGCTTTCTGATCTTCGCGTGCATAGCGTCGTTCAGCAATTCCAGTAATGTTGTAGAATTTCTCTAGTGTTTCGTGTGTGGTTTTCCCATTTGACTCACCGTTTGCATCGTAAAATGTGTTTTGTAGGAAAACTTCGTTTTTGACTTCAACTTCAGGTATGCATCGACCTGATCCTATAATTTTCGAATATCTGCTCATCTTCTTTTTTTTATATTAGACTGAGTAGGGTGCACGAAAAAACTTTAAGGGAATACCTTAAAGTCAGCTGAATACGAGTATGAAATGGATCTCTAAAATAGAGCCTTTTGTTAGAGTAGTTGCGGCTAAGATAGAAATTTATTTATAAATACGATTTTTCGCACAAAAAAAACGCAATCAGGATTTGATCGCGTTTTATTCGCTTTGAACTTAATTTTATTTTTTTAACAGCTCATCTTTTAATCTTTTATCGACGGGATTAGTGCCTAACCAAATTCCCCAAAGTGCTTGTTTAAAAGCGAGACCTTTAATCTTTGCAAGTTCTTTCCCATTTTTAGAAATTGCTGTTCCCGATTCAGGTATGTAAGAAAACTGGAATAAATCCTTTTTCTCAACACCTTGCTTAAATACATTTAGGAAAGCTTCTATTTCGTTTTGAATAGTCTCAGGTTTGCCTTGTGTCGATTTTTCAAAGCCTTCACGAATGGCTTTGTCCATTTTTTCAGCCGTGATTAATCCGGAGATGATGCTCAGACGCACAACAGCTGTTTCATCGCTGGAAACAATATGTCTTGCATCTTGTTTTGTATCGGAAATAAAAAGGCCCAGAGTGTACATATCCATCCATAACTTCACGCGTGTTCCTGTTCCTTTTAAAAGAAGTTCCTGGTTATTGATGCTTATTTTCTTAGGGAAAATTTCAGCTTTGTTTTGCGAAATTGAATTGAGGCTAAATAAAGCCAAAACGATGGGTATGATTATCTTTTTCATATGGTTTTGCTTTCAAAATCCACAATTCAAGTGGATGATTGGGTTAAAAAATCAGTTTTTAACTGTAAAAGATTTTGGCGTAGCACAAATAAAATGTGGCAACAATATTGACCAGATAATTTAGCCAAAGCGGATATTGGCGTTTCCCGGATTTTAAGTCCCCTTCGAGGATATAGATGAAAGTAAAAAGAACGCCAAAAGCCCACATCAAAAGAAAAGACCAGTTGAAACTGCTCACATCTTTTGTTTCCCAGGTTTGAACAACTTGTGGAATGACACCTATACTTAGTATGATATTTCCAAACCAGCCCAGTGATTTAAAGAAGCTGATTTTTTTGAGTAATTTCTGCATAATTGTTTTCAGTTCTTAATAAGTAAAAACAATATTACGAATATTCTCATTATAAACTAAGCAAGTAATTAATTATTGATTCGTTAAAGAGCGTATGTCTTTCATGGTTGACTTTGATTGCTAAATGTTTGGTCCTTGCCATATTGCCTGTATAGGTTTTGTGTAATACGCCAAAACCAGCGGCATAACCAGTAAGATAGAACTTAGTGAGTATTTGCTGAATACCTAAAGCAAGGAAGGCTCCATTAAAAAGGAAAGTAAAAGAACCTTCGAGTACTTTGCCACAATACATTTGTCCAGACCCGGGAATAAAACGAGATAAATTCTCTGCTTTTTCAATGGATTTTAATTTGGGTAAATTCTTTTTCGAATACAAAGAATCAATTTTTTGAAGAGCAAGTGTTTTGTTATTGACTTCATTCGTATTGATGTATTCTTTGGCTAATTCTTCAGCCATGTCCCATTTTTTCAATTCATTTAAAATGAAAATCTCCACCAGAAGGGTTTCTTTGGGTAGATTCTTATTCTTGAGTTTATGTCTGAGTTGACTGATTTGTATCTGGGCCTTCTGTATTTGATTATCGAGGTAATAGCATAGACTCAGTTCTTTTTTAATTTGGGCATAACGATCCGGAGTTTCATTATAAAGACGAATTCTTTCAAGTGTTTTACATGCTTTTGTAAATTTAGAAAGCTGCTTGTAACATTGTGCTTTTTGATATAAAATGTCAAGCATTTGAGTCTGATCGGACGAAAAATACAGGAATCGCTCGTATTCTATGGCAGCTAATTGATAGTCTCCATTAGAAAATAAACTGTCTGCTTTAGATAAAGCAAGCTGATTTTGTCCGTGACTAGTTGAATATATTCCGAAGAGGAATATGAATATTAAATAAGATTTTTTGATCCATTTCATGATTGAACTCCTCGTTTGATATTTTTACTGAAAATACTGAGCCATAAATATTACCTACATAAAACACGGTGAATATTGAGCCAAATAGAATTGTTTTGAAATTCTTGATTCCCAGTTTTCTGTGATTTTCCCAGGTAACTAAACCTGTTGAAGCCACCATTAGCATGGAGGCAATTCCTTCGCCGGTTTTACCTGCATACATCTTACCCGAACCGGGAATAATAGCTGACATTAGACCCGCCAGCCACATTTTCTTTGGTTTACGGTTCATTATTGTTGAGTGAAGCTTGTTTAAATTAACGACTTCGGTTTGTAGTGCAGGAAGAATAGCCTCAGATTTAATACGCCGATTTTCATAGGTTTCAAAATCACGTTCAAGCAAGGCTATTCCGGAATATTCGAATTGTTTTAACTGTTTTAGTTTTGGAGTTAATTCAATTCTTTTAAGGACATCTTTAGCTGATTTGTAGTTCTTTGTATGTGTATAATTATAGGCTGCAAAGAACTGGCTTTTATGATAAAATGTTGATTCTTCCTTTACCTTTTGAAAGCTTTCGGCTGAACTGTTTAATTGCTTTAACGAGTACAGGGCCCAGCCTTTCATATAATATAAACTATCGCTTTGGGTTTTGCCATCCAAATAATCGAGTTCGATAAGAGCTTCATCAAAATCGTTTGATTTTATCAGATGATGGATGAATTCGAATCGTTGTTTTTGTGAGTATTGAGCCAACAGGTTTAACGACAGCAAGCAGAAGAAGGAGGCTATAATTATTTTTTTCACTTGTATTCTGTATTTGTCAAAGGTTTAATACGATAAAGATTAACACTATCATGAGCGTGATGCGTTTTCTGATCGAATTTAAAATAGTTGATGCTTGTGGCTGCAATTCGATTACATCTGCAAATTCTGTCGGAGCTCAAGAAGATGCCTTTTATTAAGCCGTATTCTCTGATGGCATCTTTACTGAAATCAGAACAGGTTGGATGATACAGGCAGTCGGCTGAAAATTGCTGGGATATCACGTTCTGATAGAGATAAAGCAAAGAGCCAAAGCCCAGGCTGACAGGATTGTATTTTTTTAACCAACTACTCTCATTTTTATAAATGTAATCTCTCTTGTGCTTATGGGTATCAAGAGTGTTGGTTTTGGTCTTCAAAATGAGTTGAAGGTTATTTTTCTCGACTGATTGAGCTTTGGACGGCAAACATAATCCCCAAACCAATATAAGCGTGATAAAAATGTTACAACTTGGATGGATTAACTTTTGCATTGTCGGGGATTTTAAAGTTAAAATAGGGTGAGTTCGGGCTGTTGCTAAGCTTGATATTGGAGAAAATTGTTCTCTGAACAATAGAATCTCTTTCAGGTGTATAACTTATTTCGGTAAGTTTAGTTGGCATTTGAAAATAGGTTGTACTAAAATAATCGTAGTAGTAAATTTTCTTGATTATAGTCTCATTATTATCGAAGTAAGCTGCATATATTGGGTTTTCATTTTCATATACAACTTCAACTTTTTTTACCGTTTTCATTGTCTCAGGAGCTTCCCACACAAAAATTAAATACTGACCGTCTAGTCTTGAATCCACCATCGTGAAGCCTTCTTTTTCAAGACCTAAATCTTGTTGGCGATTATTGGCAAAATAATAAATCAGTTCATTCTCGGTAGACAATGTGTTGTCCTGAGTATATGTTACAGTATTGCTCTTGGGAACGTATAATTTCAACTCTCCTTTTCGGTTACTTACTTTTACAAATTCGTTTGGAATGCTGTAGGCTGAAACCAAAATCCCTCGTTCATTATCGTAGAAGAATTCAGCATGAGCTTTTGTTAATAAGCCTTTTTTGTAGGTCTGATTGTCCATGCTATAGCTTATATAATTGGAACTCTTCTGAGAGAATGAAATCGAAGGCAAAAGAATAAGTAATAAAAAAGCTAATCGGAAAAGCAACATAATACGGTGTTTGGGTTTTTAAATAAAATTGCTGTTATAAATCACAAATATCGATTGGATTTATAACAGCAATTTAAAGACTCGTCTTTATGGTTTTACCACATAAAGAATTTAGGATTGTCAACAAACTGACTAATATCATCATAGTTAATTGCAAGAACAATTAAGTCGACTAGTGGCATTAGACCAAAGAATCCACCACAAGTAAGGATATAGCCAACACCTGTCATCACTTTAGTTCCAAGGTAGAAACGGTGAACACCAAGACCTCCTAAAAAGAAGTCAAGAATGATAGCTACAATTGGATCTTTAGCTTTTACAGTTGAATTTAAAGTTGTTGTTGCCATCATATTTGAGGACATGTCGTTTAAATTCATCATGATTGTTGATGATGCTTGTTCAAACAAAACATCAATCTTTGCATCATTAACGTGATAGTTTGCTGCTTTAACATTCGAGAATGTCAGCATTGTGCATACAAATGCAAA encodes the following:
- the recR gene encoding recombination mediator RecR, translating into MNYDNFPSKLLENAVAEFSKLPGIGRKTALRLVLHLLNQNKDEVRKFGNTIIQLRDEVKHCKSCFNISDTDICDICANPKRDKSTICVVESIRDVMSIERTQQYNGIYHVLGGIISPMDGIGPSDLRIQPLIEKAEHEDLTEIILALSTTMEGDTTNFYLYKKLKPHEVPVTTIARGISIGDELEYTDEITLGRSLLNRMPFDKSL
- a CDS encoding sodium:solute symporter → MSPLNIIFVVVGYFSLLLCISYFTGRKADNQAFFLGNKQSPWYVVAFGMIGASLSGVTFISVPGWVKSTEFSYMQMVLGYMLGYIVVANILLPLYYRLNLTSIYTYLDQRFGRVSYKTGASFFLLSRTIGASFRLFLMANVLQITVFDAWHVPFALTVLLTILLIWLYTFKGGIKTIIWTDSLQTLFMLLSVGISIYLIMDKLDLNVSSALSSIRDSDYGKVFEFKDWASKQHFLKQFFTGAFITIVMTGLDQDMMQKNLSCKNLGEAKKNMYWYGFAFIPANLLFLMLGALLLLFAQHQGIAIPERGDDLFPMLATQHLGPVVGLFFLVGLMAAAYSSADSALTSLTTSFTVDILGADENDEVKTKKLRGRSHLLFSFILLLVILIFRAINDESVISAIFTVAGYTYGPLLGLYASGLFTSIQVKDKWVPLVTLLAPILCYIFSQNSMDWFGFNLGFELLMLNGLLTFIGLLVIRRKTVKG
- a CDS encoding 4Fe-4S dicluster domain-containing protein encodes the protein MDKLFDLSTLFCLISSISFTLIFLYSATVFYLENEKKAAFRSLVIGLLLPIPYFIAWYYNFNILALILLVDIILTGLLFIYPFKTSKAICDEIPLSKIDERNVMFSRNELVIGSENYNDYYTQYPEKEELDNAFRKEAGLCSKNSLFNHTFAFAAAHASFFTVGQFKKAVDGKVNPSRTETDSEKISSFLKTWGKKLGALDIGFCELKDYHLYSHKGRGDEYGNEIHNTHSHAIAFTVEMNEEMVQAAPQASIVMESAQQYLDSGRIAIQIAEFLRHLGYSARAHIDGNYQVVCPLVARDAGLGEIGRMGLLITPKQGPRVRLGVVTTEFPLKTKDRKKLNYMLDFCLNCKKCADVCPSKSISSDAPKMIDGVKRWQINSESCFTYWCKAGTDCGRCMATCPYSHPDNLLHNAIRFGIKHSPLFRRIAAPLDDFFYGRKPKSKKLPEWIN
- a CDS encoding 3-oxoacyl-ACP synthase III family protein, with product MSRYSKIIGSGRCIPEVEVKNEVFLQNTFYDANGESNGKTTHETLEKFYNITGIAERRYAREDQKASDLAFIAASRAIESSGIDKESLDYILVAHNFGDVSANTVAPQLMPSLAARVKHLLKIENPKTVAYDILFGCPGWVQAMIQANYFIKSGDAKRVLVIGSETLSRVCDPHDRDSMIYADGAGATILEATESESETGILSHSVRTDTLNEAYLLWSGASHNPDFQNRDRDFYIKMHGHKIYEYVISNVPQLVKECIEKAGLELKDIKKILIHQANEKMDEAIAKRLFRLYGERQIPDDIMPMIIKKMGNNSVATVPILYDMIARGELEGHQFTKGDHAVFASVGAGMSINAFVYQF
- a CDS encoding chalcone isomerase family protein, translated to MKKIIIPIVLALFSLNSISQNKAEIFPKKISINNQELLLKGTGTRVKLWMDMYTLGLFISDTKQDARHIVSSDETAVVRLSIISGLITAEKMDKAIREGFEKSTQGKPETIQNEIEAFLNVFKQGVEKKDLFQFSYIPESGTAISKNGKELAKIKGLAFKQALWGIWLGTNPVDKRLKDELLKK
- a CDS encoding PQ-loop domain-containing transporter codes for the protein MQKLLKKISFFKSLGWFGNIILSIGVIPQVVQTWETKDVSSFNWSFLLMWAFGVLFTFIYILEGDLKSGKRQYPLWLNYLVNIVATFYLCYAKIFYS
- a CDS encoding tetratricopeptide repeat protein; this translates as MKWIKKSYLIFIFLFGIYSTSHGQNQLALSKADSLFSNGDYQLAAIEYERFLYFSSDQTQMLDILYQKAQCYKQLSKFTKACKTLERIRLYNETPDRYAQIKKELSLCYYLDNQIQKAQIQISQLRHKLKNKNLPKETLLVEIFILNELKKWDMAEELAKEYINTNEVNNKTLALQKIDSLYSKKNLPKLKSIEKAENLSRFIPGSGQMYCGKVLEGSFTFLFNGAFLALGIQQILTKFYLTGYAAGFGVLHKTYTGNMARTKHLAIKVNHERHTLFNESIINYLLSL
- a CDS encoding tetratricopeptide repeat protein, which gives rise to MKKIIIASFFCLLSLNLLAQYSQKQRFEFIHHLIKSNDFDEALIELDYLDGKTQSDSLYYMKGWALYSLKQLNSSAESFQKVKEESTFYHKSQFFAAYNYTHTKNYKSAKDVLKRIELTPKLKQLKQFEYSGIALLERDFETYENRRIKSEAILPALQTEVVNLNKLHSTIMNRKPKKMWLAGLMSAIIPGSGKMYAGKTGEGIASMLMVASTGLVTWENHRKLGIKNFKTILFGSIFTVFYVGNIYGSVFSVKISNEEFNHEMDQKILFNIHIPLRNIFN
- the yidD gene encoding membrane protein insertion efficiency factor YidD; this translates as MQKLIHPSCNIFITLILVWGLCLPSKAQSVEKNNLQLILKTKTNTLDTHKHKRDYIYKNESSWLKKYNPVSLGFGSLLYLYQNVISQQFSADCLYHPTCSDFSKDAIREYGLIKGIFLSSDRICRCNRIAATSINYFKFDQKTHHAHDSVNLYRIKPLTNTEYK
- a CDS encoding TM2 domain-containing protein encodes the protein MKKILFVFAFVCTMLTFSNVKAANYHVNDAKIDVLFEQASSTIMMNLNDMSSNMMATTTLNSTVKAKDPIVAIILDFFLGGLGVHRFYLGTKVMTGVGYILTCGGFFGLMPLVDLIVLAINYDDISQFVDNPKFFMW